The region GGCGCTCTTTTCCTCAATTTCGATGTAGGGGTAGGTGTCGGTGCGGGCTTCCTCGTCCAGCAGCAGGGCGTCACATTCCACGTTGGTCTTGGCGCCGCGGGCACCTTCGTAGATCTTGACCAGACCGCGGTAGGAGCTGCGGCCACTGTCCTTAGAGATGGACTTGGACACGATAGAACCGCTGGTGTGCGGCGCGAAGTGAACAATCTTGGCCCCGGCGTCTTGGTGCTGGCCGCGGCTGGCCATGGCGATGCTCAGCACTTCGCCGCGGGCGCCGTCTTCCAGCAGGTAGCAGGCCGGGTACTTCATGGTCACCTTGCTGCCCAGGTTGCCGTCCACCCATTCCATCACGCCGCTGCCGTACACGGCGGCGCGCTGGGTCACCAGGTTGTAAACGTTGTGGCTCCAGTTCTGGATGGTGGAGTAGCGGAAGCGGGCGCCTTCCTTCACCACGATTTCAATCACGCCCGAGTGGAAGGAATCACTGTTGTAGGCGGGCGCGGTGCAGCCTTCGATGTAGTGGGCCTGCGCGCCGTCTTCGATGATGATCAGGGTGCGCTCGAACTGGCCGCTGTTTTCCGCGTTGATGCGGAAGTAGGTCTGCAGCGGAATATCCACCTTTACGCCCTTGGGCACGTACACGAAGGAACCGCCCGACCACACCGCCGAGTTGAGGGCAGCGAACTTGTTGTCTTCGGGAGGAATGACAGTGGCGAAGTATTCACGGAACAGCTCGGGATACTCGCGCATGCCGTCTTCGATACTCAGGAAGACCACGCCCAGCTTTTCCCACTCTTCCTTGAGGTTGTGGTACACCATTTCGGATTCGTACTGTGCACCCACGCCGGCCAGCGCGGCGCGCTCGGCTTCGGGAATGCCCAGACGCTCGAAGGTCTGCTTTACGTCCTCGGGCACGTCGTCCCAGGAGCGGGCGTTGTAACCTTCGGGCTTGATGTAGTAGTAGATGTCTTCCAGGTCCAGGTCACTGAGGTCGGCACCCCACTCGGGCATCGGCTTGCTCAGGAAAATATCCAGCGCCTTGAGCCGGAAATCCAGCATCCACTGCGGCTCGTCCTTGGCCTTGGAGATCATCTCGACCACTTCGCGGCTCAGGCCCTTAGGGGCCTTGATGGCATAGCGCTCGGGGTTGCTCCAGCCGTATTCGTATTCGGTGTTGATGCTTGCTGCTTCGGGATTGACAGTCATCTTGACTCCTTAAAAGCGGGCAGAAGGCCTGAAGTGCCGGAAAAGGTCGCGGGGAGCGGTTAAGCAGGTTCCTGCAGAACTCCGCTTTGACCGCCGTTACCGCGCCATTCCAGTTCTCAGGCGGTCGCCAGTTCCTTCACCCAGTCGTAGCCCTCGGTGTCGAGCTTCTTGGCGAGTTCGGGGCCCCCGGTTTCCACCACGCGGCCGTTCACGATGATGTGCACCTTGTCGGGGGTGATGTAGTCCAGCAGGCGCTGGTAGTGGGTGATGATCAAGCCGCCCAGGTTGGGGCCGCGCAGGGTGTTCACGCCGTGCGAAACGATCTTCAGGGCGTCCACGTCCAGGCCCGAATCGGTTTCGTCCATAATGATGTAGTTGGGTTCCAGCATCAGCATCTGCAGGATTTCGTTGCGCTTCTTCTCGCCGCCAGACATGCCTTCGTTGAGGTAACGCTCCACGATGCTCTCGTCCCATTCCAGGGTCTTGAGTGCACTTTGCAGCTTGCCGTAGAACTCGCTGAACGAGACTTCTTCACCTTCGGGCTTGCGGGCCTGCATGGCGAGGCGCAGGAAGTTGGCGATGGTCACGCCGGGGATTTCCACCGGGTACTGGAACGCCAGGAACACGCCCAGGCGGGCCCGCTCGTCGGGTTCCATATCCAGGATATTCACGCCGTCTACCAGCACTTCGCCTTCGGTCACGGTGTATTCGGGGTCACCCACGATGACCTTGGCAAGGGTGCTCTTGCCGTTGCCGTTGGGGCCCATGATGGCGTGCAGTTCGCCGCGCGGCACCACCAGGTTGATGCCCTTCAGAATCGGCTGATCGCCGACGGACGCGTGCAGGTTCTTGATTTCGAGTTGGTGCGTCATAGCTTGCCTCCTGTATTGGCGCTTGGCACGAAATATTCGTTTCCCGCCATTCTGTTAGGAATCATTCCTATCTGGCCGTTCCCCATTGTACCAGCTCGGCAGAATAAATCCGAGTGCTGGAGTACAGATTGCGGGGCGCCTGCCAGCACGGAAACACAGGCCTGGCCTCAGCTCAGCCGCAGCACCGATTGGTTGCCACGCAGCACAAAGACCAGCACGCCGCGCTCCGCCAGCACGCCGGCCTGCTTTTCCAGCTGCCGCACCGTGTCGGGGGCGCCGGCCCACTGCTTGCGGGGGGTCTCGCCGGGTTCCAGGTAAAAGCCTTCCGGCATGGCGATAATGGCGACCCGGCTGGCGGTGGCGCGGGCCCGCAGGGCCTGGGTGACCAGTTCTGGGGGGGCAAACTGGGTGATTACCAATAGGTTGGTGCCGGGGCGGGGCGGGTGCAGCACAGGCGCTGCCTGACCGCTGCCCTCCAGCTCGGCCAGGGCACGCAGGACCGCCCGCTGGGCCTCAGCGGCGCGGTCGGGCGGGGTCTGTCCCTCGGCCGTTGCCAGGGACACGGGTAGGCCATCTGCCCAGGCCTGCGCCGCCAGGCTGGCTGCCAACCGCACCGCGCTTTCGAGGTAGGTGGCGTTGCCACCCGTATCCAGATAAATGGTGACCGAACTAGCCGCCGTGCGCTCCAGTTCGCGGATCATCGGCACGCTGCCGGCGCCGCCGGTAGAGAGCGAGCGGGCCGAGAGCTTCCAGTGAATCTGCCCCGGCGCGTCGCCCGGTACGTAGGGCCGCGCTCCCCGCAGGCTGATGGGGTCGCTGAGGCCCAGATTGCGGGTGAGCTGGCCTTCGGAGAGCAGCGGGCGCAGCAGTTCCGGCAGGACAACACCGTGGGTCTGGGGATAGGCTTCCAGGCTGGCCGGCACCTCCAGCAGCCTGGAGCGCCAGAACAGGCCCAGCGGATCGGCCCAGCGCAGCACGGCGCCTTCCCAGCGGTACACGCCCCGGCGGTTGGGCTGCAGGGTCAGCTCCAGGTGCTCCGTGTGGCGGCCCTGCCACAGCCCGCCAAACACCACCGGGCGGCTCGGCACCACGGCGCGGGGGGGCGGGTCTTCCAGCACCAGGCGAGTGGGCAGGCGCGTTTCGATGTCGGCAGTGACGGTCAGCGGCTGGGCCTGGCCCACCATGCCGGCCGGGCGCAGCTCACGGGTCAGCTCCACGCGGGGCGGCCCCCGGTACAGCCACCAGACGAGCCCCGCCAGGGCCGCCAGAAACAGCAGCCAGATGAATGCGCTGAGCAGGCCAGCACTCACCTGCTCAGCCTGCCGAGGAAGTGGATTCGGAGGTGGCCTGGGACTGAGCAGCCTGGGCCTGGGCAACCGCGCCGGGGGTTTCGACCGGCACCGGCACCGTGCCCAGAATCTCTTCTACCAGCGACGCCGCGCCGATGTCGGCCATCCGCGCCTCGATATTCAACAGTAAGCGGTGAGGCAGCACGCCGCGGGCGGCCGCCTTCACGTCATCTGGCGTCACGAAGTCGCACCCGGCCAGATACGCCAGCGCCTGCGCCGCCGCCTGAATGCCCAGCGAAGCGCGGGGGCCGGCGCCCAGGCTGATGCGCGGGTGCGTGCGGGTGGCCGCCACGATGGAGGCCAGATAGCGCTGCAGGTCGGGGCTGACCCGGATTTCGCGCACGGCCCGCTGCGCCGCCAGCAGGTCGGCAGGACCGGCCACCGCCGCCAGCGTGTCTATCGGGTGGGCGGATTGCAGCCGGCCCAGCATCTGCACCTCCTGCTCCAGATCCGGGTAGCCCACCGACAGCTTGAGCAGGAAACGGTCCAGCTGAGCTTCGGGCAGGGCGTAGGTGCCCTCGTGCTCCACCGGGTTCTGGGTGGCGATAACCACAAAAGGCCGGGGCAGCTGGTGGGTGACGCCGGACTCGGTCACCTGCCCCTCCCCCATCGCTTCGAGCAGCGCCGACTGGGTTTTGGGGGTGGCGCGGTTGATTTCGTCGGCCAGCAGGATGCCGGTAAAAATGGGGCCAGGCACGAACTGAAACTGCCCCTCGCGGTAGATGCTGACCCCGGTCACGTCGCTGGGCAGCAGGTCGGGCGTGAACTGCACGCGGGCAAAGTCCAGGCCCAGACTGGCGGCCAGGGCGCGTGCCAGCATGGTCTTGCCGGTGCCGGGAGCGTCTTCCAGCAGGATGTGCCCGCCGGCCAGAATACCGGCCAGCGCCAGCCGGGTCACATCCTCCTTGCCGACCAGCACGCGGGCCACGTTGGCCTGCACGCGGTCCATCACAGCGCTGGCTGGGGCGGAAGAAAACTGCGGGTCAGTGTCGGTCATGCCGGGTTGGGTCATGCGGGGCCTTGCCTTTCGGAGGAGGAAGAACGATCAGCAGCGGAATGTTCCGAGGAGGATACGGGAGCGGCAGGCGGGGCGCCAGCCAGGATGAGCGCGGCGGCTCCCTCGGCAGCCTCAGCCTGAGCGTCGGTCACGCCACCGCCGTAACGCACCGGGCCGTAAGCCGCGCCCAGAGTCGCCAGCGGGGCGGCTTGCCCCGGCCACTCGGCGGCCACTCGCCGCAGGTACTCGGCCGGGGTTTCAGCTTCCCGGCGGCTCAGGCCAGCGGCGCTCAGGTGAGCCTCGGTACGGGCGTAGGCAGCGCGGACGCGGTGCAGGGGCGCAGCAAAAGCAGAGGCAGGAGGAGAAGAAACGGACGCCCGAGTGGTTGGGGCTGGAGGTGCCGCAGGCTTGGTATGACGCCGCAGGAAAAAAACCACCAGCAGGGCCAGGCCCATCACTCCGGCCAGCCACCAAGCCCGGGCCCAGGAGCGGCCCCCACCGGCGGGCTGCTCGGCGGCGAGCGTGGCTTTGGCCATGTTCTGCGTGCCTTCCGAAAGGCCGCAGCCGTTGGTGCCCAGCCGCCGGCCTCCGCGAACAAACCAGGTCACGCCCTTCTGGTCCGGGTCGCACCCTGCAGTGGGCGCGGACTGCACGGCCTGCTGCCTATACCATTCCTGCTGACCGCAGGTGGTGGGGTCAGCATTGTCGCAGCGGTAGGCATACGCCTGTCAGCCCACCGTTTCCGCCTGAATGGTTTCCAGGGAAGCGGCCACCCGGCCATCCACCTGCCCGAGGAGAGACGTTCTGGGCAGCAACAGCGCTATCAGCAGCACCGCCGCCAGAGGCAAGGCACCCTGCCCCCACCGCGTCTGCCAGAAACTCTGCCCGCGGCTTGGCTCAGAACTGGACTGTACAGGGCGGAACGGCCGGCCCGCCCGCGCCAGCGTCCGCTCATGTCCCGGCCGCAGCAGGGCGCCGGCCACCAGCCCCAGCAGCCCCACGGGGTGCGGAGCCAACAACAGCGGCAGCAGCAAGAACACCCAGCCACGCAGGGTTTCACTGCGGGAGGAGCCACCCTCATCTGCCAGCAGTTCGGCAGCGCGGCACGCCAGCCACAGGGCCACCAACCGCAAGAACAGCAGCAGCGCGAGCCACCAGTCGGGAAGCCAGCCGCCCGCCGAGAACTGAGCCTCCAGCAGCGGCCAGAAGCTGAAACCCACCAGCAGCGCTCCGCCCAACAGGCGGTACATTTCCCACTCTTCGCGCCGCGCCGTTACCGCGAAAAGCAAACACAGCAGCAGCACAGCCCAGAACGGCAGCCAGCCCCAAAGAACGAGCGGCAAGGCCGCATGGATGATGATTCTGGAGAGCGACACCTGACGATTCATGGCTACTTCCCCGATGGCTGCGTTGCCAGCACCTCGGCGGCGCTTCTCTCGGCCTGCTCAGCCTGACCCTCGCTGATGCCACCGCCGTAGCGCACCGGGCTGTAGGCGGCGCCCAGAGTCGCCAGCGGCGCCGCCAGCGACGGCCACTCGGCGGCCACCCGGCGCAGGTATTCGGCGGGAGTTTCGCTGGAACGGCGCGGCCGCCCGGCTGCAGTCAGATGCCGTTCCACCTGCGCGTAAGCCAGCCGGACCCGGTGCAGCGGAGCAGAGGCCGCCACCGGAGCAGACGCCGTCACCGGGGCGGCCTCATGGGTTTCCGCGTAGGCATAGATCTCGCGGGAGCGGGCGGTCAGCAGCCGCCAGACCCCGGCTAGCACGGCGAACAGCAACAGGGTGCCCAGCAGCAGAAACAGCAGGTTGTAGATATTCGGATTGCCCAGCGGCGTATTCACCAGTAGGTCCACCACTATCTGCACGGCGGCTTCCAGCGGCCCGGCGTCGCCGCCTGCAGGTGCCGGCGCGTGCTGGCCGTCCGCCACGGTGATGTCCAGCGCCTGAAACTGGGCGGCCAGCATCACCGCCAGCAGGCTGAGCGGCAGGGCCAGCAACGCCAGCAGGGGCCAGACCCGCCGCCAGTCCGGAGGCCCACCGGGACGGCGCAGCTGACGCCAGAGGCCGAACAGCGCCGCAAGAATGATGGTCAGCAGGAGCAGCACCGCAAGCAGATTCAGATAGCCCTGCGCGGTGCGCTCAAGGCCCTGGCTGGCACCCGCCCCCGGAGTGCCGGGCAGGAAAGTCGGTGCCGACGGTAAGCCCGGCAGCGCTGACGGCTTAGCAGGAGCCCCCGGCACAGCCGAATGGTCCACCACCGTGATGTGCTCGGTCACGCCCATATAGTCGGTGGCCTGATCCCACAAAGAGGCGCGGGGCAGCAGCAGGCCGGCCAGCAGCGCTGCAGCGGCCGCGCCGGCCAACCAGGGCCAGAGGACCGGCGCCCGACCGGAGGAGCCAGGGGCGTCCTGACGGGTACCCTGCCAGCGGCCGCCCGTCAGGGTGTCATCGTCGGTGCCGCGCTGCAGCAGAATGGCCGCCCCCAGGCTGACCAGGCCCAGCGGGTGCGGCGCCAGCACGAAGGCCGGCAGCAGCCACAGCCAGCCGCGCCCACGGCGCTCCTCAGCACGCTCGGCAGCCTGCACGACCAAAAATGCAGTGGCCATCTGCGCGATCACCACGAAAAAGGCCGCCACCATGTAGTGCTGATTCCCGGCCTGCATGGCCAGCCAGAGGGTGACCAGCAGGTTCACAGCCAGCACCAACAAGGTGAGCTGAGAGCGGTAAGCTCGCAGGGTGTCCTGGGCCGTCAGGGCAAAGACGGCCATCAGGCCCAGCAGCGCCGGCAGCGGCACCATCCCGGCCAGTACCAGAGACAGGGCGGCAAAGGCCACGGTACGCCACAGGGGGAACGGTCCAGCGGCCGCCGGCGCAGCTTGTGTCATGGCCCAAGTATAAGCAGCGCCGCTGCCCCCGCCTGCCTCAGCTGGAGCGCGGGGCCGCGTCCGGCAGCGCGATGGTGCCGAGGGCGGTGGCGACCAGTTTCTCGCTGGGCTGTCTATCTTCGCCCAGCTGGCCGTCCTCGCCGGAGCGCACAGCGTAGATGTCACAGCGGGTCACGGCCTGACGCGAGGTGCCGCCCACCAGCTGCCCACGGGCCACCAGTTTCTCACCCACCGCCGGGCGAATAAAATTGATTTTGAACTCGCTGGTCAGCACCTGCGGGCCCAGGTGCAGCGCGCCCACAAAGGTCAGGGTGATGTCGGCCATGCTGCCCATCAGGCCCCCGTGCGCGAACCCGTGGTGCTGGCGCAGGTCATCCCGCAGCGGCACTTCCAGCGTGGCGATGCCGTCACCAATGGCCGTGAAGCGAGCACCAATCAGGGTAGAAAAGCTCTGCTGGGCGATGATGCCGTTGGCAAATTCCAGCAGTTGTTCTGGATCGTTGGGCAGGGTCATAAAGGCACTATGCCAAAACGGCGGGCCAAAAACAGCGGGGATGGAAAACAGCAGAGGCCAAAGCCCGCCTGTTCGGCGCGGCGGGCCAAAGCTCCTGGGCGGCCCACAAAAAAGAAGCCCCACCCGGCGGTGAGGCTTGTCTGGTTTTGCCTGACTGGCTTGTAGCGAGCAGCTTATTCCAGGAAATCGCGCAGCTTGCGGGTGCGGCTTTCATGGTACTTCAGCTTGCGCAGCGCCTTGTTCTCAATTTGGCGGATGCGTTCGCGGGTCACGTTGAAGCGCTGGCCCACTTCCTCCAGGGTGTGTTCGCGGCCGTCTACCAGGCCCTTGCGGAATTTCAGAACCATCGCCTCGCGCTCGGTGAGCTTACCCAGGGCCTTTTCCAGTTCCTCGCTGAGCAGGGTCTTGGCGGCGTTGTCCACCGGGCTGTCGAGGTTGTCGTCGGGGATAAAGTCACCGTAGAAGGAGTCCTTTTCGTCACCGATCGGGGTTTCCAGGCTGACCGGCTCCTGGCTGACCTTCTGCACTTCTTCCACCTTGTTGGCGTCCCAGCCGGGACCCATCGCTTCGGCGATTTCCTCGGGCAGCGCCTCGCGGCTCAGCTCCTGCTGCAGCTGCCGGGCGGTGCGGGTCAGTTTGTTGATGGTTTCTACCATGTGCACCGGAATACGGATGGTGCGGGCCTGGTCGGCAATCGCGCGGTTGATGGCCTGCCGGATCCACCAAGTGGCGTAGGTGGAGAACTTGTAGCGGCGGCGGTACTCGAACTTCTCGACGGCGCGGATCAGGCCCTGGTTGCCTTCCTGAATCAGGTCCAGGAAGTTCAGGCCACGGCCGGTGTACTTCTTGGCGATCGAAACCACCAGTCGTAGGTTGGCCTCGATCAGGCCCTGGCGGGCGGCGGCGCCGTCTTCCATGCGGCGCTGCAGGGCGCGGCGGCCACGGTCGTCCAGCTCCTCGCCCTTTTCTTCCAGCTCCACGCGGGCAAATTCACCGTCTTCGATGCGGCGGGCCAGCGCGATTTCCTCTTCCAGGGTCAGCAGCGGCACTCGGCCGATCTCGTGCAGGTACTGGCGCACCGGGTCGTTGGAAACGGCGCGGGGCATGTCGTCGTAGTAGCGCTCTTCTTCTTCGCCGTCGTCGTCATCTTCCTTGTCGCTGTCGCTGTCAGTGTCGTCGTCGGGGTCCTCGTCATCCTGCACTTCGATGTTCTTGGACGCCAGGTACAGCTGCAGGTCATCGAATTCATCGCTAGAGTCGGGGTCCATGCCGCTGGCTTCCAGCGCGGTCGCCAGCGCGGCGGCGGCGTCCTCACTGGTTACCAGGCCGCTGGCCTTAGCATTCTTCAGCAGCTCCTGAATGGCTGGGTGCGCGTAGTAGGCGCGGTCCGAGCCGTCGGCCTTGCGGGCCGGGCGGTCGGCGTCGGCCGCTTCAGCGCCGGCGGCCGGCTTGGCTGCCTTCTTGGCTGCCGGTTTTTTGGCCGCCGCCTTGCGGGCTGGCTTGGCCTTGGCCGCGTCTTCAGCGGTGACTTTTTTACGGGCGGTGGGCTTTTTGGCAGGCTTGGGGGCCGCTGCCTTTTCGGGCGCGGCAGCAGAAGCAGCTTTTTTGGTCTTGGCAGTCTTGGATTCAGCCATGGGTCCTCCAGGGGTCAGGAGAGTGAGGAAAGAAGCGAAGGAATTAAGGAAAAGCGCTGCCCGGTACGCTGTGCCAGCGGCCCGGGGCCAGGGGTGCAGAAAAGGCACCGGAGGGGGCAGGGGCCGGGTCAACTGGCAAAAAAGCGCAGGATAAAGCAGATCAGGTCAAATGACGGTGGGCGGGGACAGGCAGGACAAATTAACACAGTAGTTTAGCATCCGGCCGCTGCGCCAGGATGTGTTTAAGCGCGCTTACAGGCTGACAGAACCTTGAACCCCCGTTCATGGGTCAGTACTTCGGCAGGCCCCAGGGCAGCCAGCTCGGCTTCGTACGGCAGGAAATCGTTGGCGACCAGAATCAGCCGGCCGCCGGGGTTCAGCCGCCGGCGGGCCGCCGCGATGAACTCGCGCGCCACATCCAGCACCACGCCGCGCCCCACGTGAAACGGCGGGTTGGTCAGAATCAGGTCAAAGCGGCGTTCGCCCAGTTCCGAATCTACATCCGAGTGCACGGCCTCACCTGCCAGCCCATTGGCCTCCAGCGTCAGCCGGGCGCTGCGCACGCTCTGCAAGTCGCCGTCTGCCAGGGTCACGGCAGCGCCGCGCTGCGCGGCCCAGGCTCCGATCAGGCCGGTGCCGCAGCCCAGGTCCAGTACCGCCTGCCCGCTGAGGTCCAGCCCTGGCAGGGCGCTCAAGGTGTCCAGCAGAATGCCGGTGGCCTTGTCTGCCCGGGCCGCGCTGAATACGCCGGGCAGGCCCGCCACTTTCACGCCGTGATCTTCGTAGCTCTCGGCAGCTGGTAACTCGGGGGTGGGGCCGGGGCGGCGGGTCAGGACCGCCACCCGCATGCCTCCATCACGGGCAATGGTTTCGCCGGTTCCGAACGCCCGCGACGCGGCCCGCACGTAGCGGTCAAAGCCTTTGGCCTTGTCGCCGGCCAGGTAGAGTTTGCCGCCGGGAGGAGTGTGGGCGTGCGCCCAGCTGACCTGGGCCTGGGCATACGCAGTACCGCGGTCACCGGCCAGCACGCAGGCCACCGTGCGGGCCGGCTCCGGGAAGTGGGCCTGCAGGTCGTCTCCGGGAGCCGCCACCACCGGCTCCAATCCGTCGGCCCGCAGCGCGGTCAGCGCCGCCGCCGCGCCTTCCACCGGGCGCAGCTCGACACCGGGCAGCGAGGCCAGCAGCCCGCCCATCGCACTCAG is a window of Deinococcus sp. Marseille-Q6407 DNA encoding:
- a CDS encoding DUF58 domain-containing protein; its protein translation is MSAGLLSAFIWLLFLAALAGLVWWLYRGPPRVELTRELRPAGMVGQAQPLTVTADIETRLPTRLVLEDPPPRAVVPSRPVVFGGLWQGRHTEHLELTLQPNRRGVYRWEGAVLRWADPLGLFWRSRLLEVPASLEAYPQTHGVVLPELLRPLLSEGQLTRNLGLSDPISLRGARPYVPGDAPGQIHWKLSARSLSTGGAGSVPMIRELERTAASSVTIYLDTGGNATYLESAVRLAASLAAQAWADGLPVSLATAEGQTPPDRAAEAQRAVLRALAELEGSGQAAPVLHPPRPGTNLLVITQFAPPELVTQALRARATASRVAIIAMPEGFYLEPGETPRKQWAGAPDTVRQLEKQAGVLAERGVLVFVLRGNQSVLRLS
- a CDS encoding DUF4129 domain-containing protein, which encodes MTQAAPAAAGPFPLWRTVAFAALSLVLAGMVPLPALLGLMAVFALTAQDTLRAYRSQLTLLVLAVNLLVTLWLAMQAGNQHYMVAAFFVVIAQMATAFLVVQAAERAEERRGRGWLWLLPAFVLAPHPLGLVSLGAAILLQRGTDDDTLTGGRWQGTRQDAPGSSGRAPVLWPWLAGAAAAALLAGLLLPRASLWDQATDYMGVTEHITVVDHSAVPGAPAKPSALPGLPSAPTFLPGTPGAGASQGLERTAQGYLNLLAVLLLLTIILAALFGLWRQLRRPGGPPDWRRVWPLLALLALPLSLLAVMLAAQFQALDITVADGQHAPAPAGGDAGPLEAAVQIVVDLLVNTPLGNPNIYNLLFLLLGTLLLFAVLAGVWRLLTARSREIYAYAETHEAAPVTASAPVAASAPLHRVRLAYAQVERHLTAAGRPRRSSETPAEYLRRVAAEWPSLAAPLATLGAAYSPVRYGGGISEGQAEQAERSAAEVLATQPSGK
- the sufB gene encoding Fe-S cluster assembly protein SufB; this encodes MTVNPEAASINTEYEYGWSNPERYAIKAPKGLSREVVEMISKAKDEPQWMLDFRLKALDIFLSKPMPEWGADLSDLDLEDIYYYIKPEGYNARSWDDVPEDVKQTFERLGIPEAERAALAGVGAQYESEMVYHNLKEEWEKLGVVFLSIEDGMREYPELFREYFATVIPPEDNKFAALNSAVWSGGSFVYVPKGVKVDIPLQTYFRINAENSGQFERTLIIIEDGAQAHYIEGCTAPAYNSDSFHSGVIEIVVKEGARFRYSTIQNWSHNVYNLVTQRAAVYGSGVMEWVDGNLGSKVTMKYPACYLLEDGARGEVLSIAMASRGQHQDAGAKIVHFAPHTSGSIVSKSISKDSGRSSYRGLVKIYEGARGAKTNVECDALLLDEEARTDTYPYIEIEEKSASVGHEATVSKINDEQILYLQSRGLSEDEAAGLIVRGFIEPIAKELPLEYAVELNRLIELEMEGSVG
- the sufC gene encoding Fe-S cluster assembly ATPase SufC, with product MTHQLEIKNLHASVGDQPILKGINLVVPRGELHAIMGPNGNGKSTLAKVIVGDPEYTVTEGEVLVDGVNILDMEPDERARLGVFLAFQYPVEIPGVTIANFLRLAMQARKPEGEEVSFSEFYGKLQSALKTLEWDESIVERYLNEGMSGGEKKRNEILQMLMLEPNYIIMDETDSGLDVDALKIVSHGVNTLRGPNLGGLIITHYQRLLDYITPDKVHIIVNGRVVETGGPELAKKLDTEGYDWVKELATA
- a CDS encoding class I SAM-dependent methyltransferase; this translates as MKPAPIPKHDTSPQSSYFQIRAAQLPPALREYGAPPTKPGVRGYPGVDDAQLLLFQTMLKRKVRGPVLDLSAMGGLLASLPGVELRPVEGAAAALTALRADGLEPVVAAPGDDLQAHFPEPARTVACVLAGDRGTAYAQAQVSWAHAHTPPGGKLYLAGDKAKGFDRYVRAASRAFGTGETIARDGGMRVAVLTRRPGPTPELPAAESYEDHGVKVAGLPGVFSAARADKATGILLDTLSALPGLDLSGQAVLDLGCGTGLIGAWAAQRGAAVTLADGDLQSVRSARLTLEANGLAGEAVHSDVDSELGERRFDLILTNPPFHVGRGVVLDVAREFIAAARRRLNPGGRLILVANDFLPYEAELAALGPAEVLTHERGFKVLSACKRA
- the rpoD gene encoding RNA polymerase sigma factor RpoD; protein product: MAESKTAKTKKAASAAAPEKAAAPKPAKKPTARKKVTAEDAAKAKPARKAAAKKPAAKKAAKPAAGAEAADADRPARKADGSDRAYYAHPAIQELLKNAKASGLVTSEDAAAALATALEASGMDPDSSDEFDDLQLYLASKNIEVQDDEDPDDDTDSDSDKEDDDDGEEEERYYDDMPRAVSNDPVRQYLHEIGRVPLLTLEEEIALARRIEDGEFARVELEEKGEELDDRGRRALQRRMEDGAAARQGLIEANLRLVVSIAKKYTGRGLNFLDLIQEGNQGLIRAVEKFEYRRRYKFSTYATWWIRQAINRAIADQARTIRIPVHMVETINKLTRTARQLQQELSREALPEEIAEAMGPGWDANKVEEVQKVSQEPVSLETPIGDEKDSFYGDFIPDDNLDSPVDNAAKTLLSEELEKALGKLTEREAMVLKFRKGLVDGREHTLEEVGQRFNVTRERIRQIENKALRKLKYHESRTRKLRDFLE
- a CDS encoding PaaI family thioesterase, encoding MTLPNDPEQLLEFANGIIAQQSFSTLIGARFTAIGDGIATLEVPLRDDLRQHHGFAHGGLMGSMADITLTFVGALHLGPQVLTSEFKINFIRPAVGEKLVARGQLVGGTSRQAVTRCDIYAVRSGEDGQLGEDRQPSEKLVATALGTIALPDAAPRSS
- a CDS encoding DUF4129 domain-containing protein — translated: MTWFVRGGRRLGTNGCGLSEGTQNMAKATLAAEQPAGGGRSWARAWWLAGVMGLALLVVFFLRRHTKPAAPPAPTTRASVSSPPASAFAAPLHRVRAAYARTEAHLSAAGLSRREAETPAEYLRRVAAEWPGQAAPLATLGAAYGPVRYGGGVTDAQAEAAEGAAALILAGAPPAAPVSSSEHSAADRSSSSERQGPA
- a CDS encoding AAA family ATPase, with the translated sequence MTDTDPQFSSAPASAVMDRVQANVARVLVGKEDVTRLALAGILAGGHILLEDAPGTGKTMLARALAASLGLDFARVQFTPDLLPSDVTGVSIYREGQFQFVPGPIFTGILLADEINRATPKTQSALLEAMGEGQVTESGVTHQLPRPFVVIATQNPVEHEGTYALPEAQLDRFLLKLSVGYPDLEQEVQMLGRLQSAHPIDTLAAVAGPADLLAAQRAVREIRVSPDLQRYLASIVAATRTHPRISLGAGPRASLGIQAAAQALAYLAGCDFVTPDDVKAAARGVLPHRLLLNIEARMADIGAASLVEEILGTVPVPVETPGAVAQAQAAQSQATSESTSSAG